One stretch of Leptospira hartskeerlii DNA includes these proteins:
- a CDS encoding RidA family protein, translating to MSILEKIKSLGLELPPAPKAIAAYIPAIQTGNLVFTSGQLPMKDGKLMLTGTLGAGLSIDDVKAAAEQAALNGLAAIAGVIGDLDKVKSIVKIGVFVASSPDFTEQHLVANHASNLLLSIFGEAGRHARFAVGNSALPLGAPLEVEMTVSLG from the coding sequence ATGAGCATACTCGAAAAAATCAAATCCCTTGGGTTGGAACTCCCACCGGCACCTAAGGCGATTGCCGCTTATATACCTGCCATACAAACAGGAAATCTGGTATTCACTTCCGGCCAATTACCCATGAAAGATGGCAAGCTTATGCTTACAGGGACTTTGGGCGCCGGACTTTCGATTGATGACGTGAAGGCCGCTGCGGAACAAGCAGCATTGAACGGTCTTGCAGCGATCGCGGGAGTGATCGGTGATTTGGATAAAGTAAAGAGTATCGTGAAGATAGGAGTATTCGTGGCCTCCAGCCCCGATTTTACCGAACAACATCTAGTCGCAAATCATGCATCCAATCTGCTATTAAGTATTTTTGGAGAAGCAGGACGTCATGCGCGCTTTGCTGTGGGAAATTCCGCCCTTCCTTTAGGAGCTCCGTTAGAAGTGGAAATGACGGTTTCTCTAGGATGA
- a CDS encoding class I SAM-dependent methyltransferase — MSSILELEPHPEYPEAYMVCRRTGVHFYKLAKERDYEDSYFQEEYKNQYKKTYYEDEPQLRNLAKARLEMMSAFQDPKGKTLFEIGSAAGFFLSEAEKKGYKVKGLELSVGEAEYSKDKLGLDVISGSFLDDSIFPKETFDAVCAFFVIEHFPNAELVFERINKLLKPGGLLFLGLPSLNGPSFQTNPEEWFRTHPSDHFWDYSPDSLKKMLKMYGLVTVYRKPMSYHPNRDKGWKGKYLTHRLFVRYANLSCYADTFHSIAIKKI; from the coding sequence ATGTCCTCAATACTTGAATTGGAACCTCACCCAGAATATCCGGAAGCCTATATGGTATGCCGTCGCACGGGGGTCCATTTCTATAAATTGGCAAAGGAAAGGGATTACGAAGATTCCTATTTTCAGGAAGAATACAAGAATCAGTACAAAAAGACCTACTACGAAGACGAACCTCAGCTTAGAAATTTAGCTAAGGCACGTTTAGAAATGATGAGCGCATTTCAAGATCCGAAAGGTAAAACTCTTTTCGAGATAGGATCTGCCGCTGGCTTCTTCTTATCCGAAGCGGAGAAGAAGGGATACAAAGTTAAAGGTCTGGAACTTTCGGTAGGCGAAGCGGAATACTCCAAAGATAAATTAGGTTTGGATGTTATATCCGGTTCGTTCTTAGATGATTCTATTTTTCCCAAAGAAACTTTCGATGCGGTCTGTGCGTTTTTTGTAATAGAACATTTTCCAAATGCGGAGCTTGTTTTCGAGAGGATCAACAAATTGTTAAAGCCGGGCGGGCTATTATTCTTAGGTCTTCCTTCATTGAATGGACCTTCTTTTCAAACCAATCCTGAAGAATGGTTTCGTACTCATCCGTCGGACCATTTTTGGGATTACTCACCCGATTCTCTGAAAAAAATGTTGAAAATGTACGGTCTCGTCACGGTATATAGGAAACCAATGTCATACCACCCTAATAGAGACAAGGGATGGAAAGGCAAATACCTGACACATCGGCTCTTTGTTCGCTACGCAAACCTCTCCTGCTACGCCGACACATTCCACTCAATCGCGATTAAAAAAATATGA
- a CDS encoding DEAD/DEAH box helicase: protein MKFEELNLEPNLQKAIQEAGFTELTPIQEKAIPPGIEGRDVTGLAQTGTGKTVAFLVPTIHSILTRGIQGVSTLILAPTRELVIQISEEAEKLLKHTDYRVVPIIGGTDYKVQNRDLNGLNGLIVATPGRLIDLARSGSADLEKVEFFILDEADRMLDMGFIYDIRWLLHKCKNRKQTLLFSATLSVEVMRLAYRFMNEPVEIQINPDKLITERIDQKLVHLGREEKLPYMVNSILAEELEGQGIIFTNFKANIPKIVNSLRKFGIPITGISSDLDQKKRLRLMRDFKSGKFKFMVATDVASRGIDVENIEVVFNFDLPQDTENYVHRIGRTARAGRVGKSISFCSESDYVELEKIEKYLKQKIDVLPVHEEALTFPAGEFQVFVGGDAFDNAPVERNGNRNQGRGDRGPKKQRSDFQRNGNSGGNQRGEKTWNKESGDRKKDFNRDSGNRKQNGGHKKRPEAAIQEAQEFLQKADSVFGSNGARKDRNQKNQNQKKGKQRSDFQKQHSPNHQNHENKKQKSNYDKSKRNLFDINDSKRSSDKKKGSIWTRIKSFFGG, encoded by the coding sequence ATGAAATTCGAAGAATTAAATCTAGAGCCTAACCTGCAAAAAGCAATCCAAGAAGCAGGATTTACTGAGCTCACTCCTATACAAGAAAAAGCAATCCCTCCCGGAATAGAAGGTAGGGATGTAACCGGTTTAGCACAAACTGGAACCGGTAAGACTGTGGCATTCTTGGTGCCTACCATTCACTCCATCTTGACAAGAGGAATACAAGGAGTCAGTACTCTGATCCTTGCTCCTACTAGAGAGTTAGTGATCCAAATTTCGGAAGAAGCCGAAAAGTTACTGAAACATACGGACTATAGAGTTGTCCCTATTATCGGTGGAACGGACTATAAAGTCCAGAACAGAGATCTAAACGGACTCAACGGTCTTATCGTTGCAACTCCGGGAAGATTGATCGACCTCGCAAGAAGTGGAAGTGCCGATCTTGAAAAGGTCGAGTTCTTCATTTTGGACGAAGCGGATCGTATGTTGGATATGGGTTTCATCTACGATATACGTTGGCTTCTTCATAAATGTAAGAATAGAAAACAAACTTTACTTTTCTCTGCAACTCTTTCGGTCGAAGTTATGCGTCTTGCATATCGTTTTATGAACGAGCCTGTGGAGATCCAGATCAATCCCGATAAACTGATCACAGAAAGAATAGATCAAAAACTGGTTCATTTAGGAAGAGAGGAGAAGTTACCTTATATGGTGAACTCCATTCTGGCTGAAGAACTAGAAGGACAAGGAATTATATTCACAAATTTTAAAGCGAATATTCCTAAAATAGTCAATTCTCTCAGAAAGTTCGGAATTCCTATCACAGGGATTTCTTCCGACTTAGATCAGAAAAAAAGACTTAGATTGATGAGGGATTTTAAATCCGGAAAGTTCAAGTTTATGGTCGCAACCGATGTTGCAAGCCGCGGTATCGACGTGGAGAATATCGAAGTAGTTTTCAATTTCGATCTTCCTCAGGATACTGAGAACTATGTGCATAGGATCGGAAGAACTGCAAGAGCAGGAAGAGTTGGTAAGTCGATCAGCTTCTGCTCCGAGTCCGATTATGTTGAATTGGAGAAGATCGAAAAATATCTGAAACAAAAGATAGATGTTCTGCCTGTTCACGAAGAAGCGCTTACATTCCCTGCCGGTGAGTTCCAAGTTTTCGTAGGTGGAGATGCATTTGATAATGCTCCTGTCGAAAGAAATGGGAACAGAAACCAAGGAAGAGGCGACAGAGGTCCTAAAAAACAAAGAAGTGATTTCCAACGTAACGGTAACAGCGGTGGGAACCAAAGAGGGGAAAAAACCTGGAACAAAGAATCTGGAGATCGCAAAAAAGATTTCAATAGAGATTCTGGAAATAGAAAGCAGAACGGCGGCCACAAAAAAAGACCGGAAGCAGCTATCCAAGAAGCCCAAGAGTTTTTACAAAAAGCGGACAGTGTATTCGGTTCTAATGGCGCTCGTAAAGATAGAAATCAGAAAAACCAGAACCAGAAGAAAGGAAAACAACGTTCCGATTTCCAAAAACAACATTCTCCAAATCATCAAAATCACGAGAATAAAAAACAGAAATCGAATTACGATAAGAGCAAACGTAACTTATTCGATATAAACGATTCTAAAAGATCTTCAGACAAGAAGAAGGGATCAATTTGGACAAGGATCAAATCCTTCTTTGGGGGTTAG
- a CDS encoding N-acetylmuramoyl-L-alanine amidase family protein, whose product MDKDQILLWGLGFFLLFSAPVFAESKIQTIGKSGYVSFEEIRKKIPGLQSKFESATLVGSISHASGEIRFRIGASFYAINGSLEKTNLPVVYKEKDFLLPPDLVEAIFVRLLPGDVSYEFKEDELIFDLLPKAERLKLSAIIVDAGHGGKDPGTSSDKGTQEKLVSLQVARFLKKFLNKVYPEVRVILTRSNDSFIELERRSEIANRETQKGGSVLFVSLHCNASISSDVNGFEVYYLSQTPSTETAREVSLFENGISGKKNGTSYGKIQAGMMSSMIQRRSRLLARSVESEMKKNLGPKILSRGVKKADFSVLRGSLMPAILVEMGYLTHNKESEVLADKTHQVKLAKSILEGVRAYELAKD is encoded by the coding sequence TTGGACAAGGATCAAATCCTTCTTTGGGGGTTAGGATTCTTTCTACTTTTTAGCGCGCCCGTTTTTGCCGAGTCCAAAATACAGACCATCGGCAAGAGCGGATACGTTTCCTTCGAGGAGATCCGTAAAAAGATCCCTGGACTACAATCCAAATTTGAGTCTGCTACATTAGTAGGCTCTATCTCTCATGCCTCCGGTGAGATCCGATTTCGGATCGGTGCTTCCTTTTATGCAATCAATGGTAGTTTAGAAAAAACGAATTTACCAGTGGTCTATAAAGAGAAAGATTTCTTACTTCCTCCAGACCTGGTCGAGGCGATCTTTGTACGCCTATTACCCGGAGACGTAAGTTACGAATTTAAAGAAGACGAACTTATATTCGATCTATTGCCTAAAGCAGAAAGATTAAAACTTTCCGCTATCATAGTGGATGCGGGACATGGTGGAAAAGATCCGGGGACTTCTTCAGATAAAGGGACCCAGGAAAAGTTAGTTTCTCTACAAGTGGCTCGCTTCCTGAAAAAATTCCTGAACAAGGTTTATCCTGAAGTTAGAGTGATCCTGACCAGGTCCAATGATTCATTTATTGAATTAGAGAGAAGGTCAGAGATTGCGAATCGAGAGACCCAAAAAGGCGGCTCGGTTTTATTCGTAAGTTTGCACTGTAATGCTTCGATTTCTTCCGATGTGAACGGATTCGAAGTGTATTATTTATCCCAGACCCCGAGTACAGAGACTGCAAGAGAAGTCTCATTATTCGAAAATGGGATTTCCGGCAAAAAAAACGGGACCTCCTACGGGAAAATCCAGGCTGGAATGATGTCCTCTATGATCCAAAGAAGAAGCCGCCTTCTTGCAAGAAGTGTCGAATCCGAGATGAAAAAAAACCTTGGTCCAAAGATATTGTCTAGAGGAGTGAAGAAAGCGGACTTTTCCGTGCTTAGGGGAAGTTTGATGCCTGCAATCCTAGTCGAAATGGGTTACCTCACCCATAATAAGGAATCAGAGGTATTGGCTGATAAAACTCACCAAGTAAAATTGGCCAAAAGTATATTAGAAGGTGTGAGAGCGTATGAACTTGCAAAAGATTAA
- a CDS encoding LIC_10740 family protein — translation MNLQKIKEIWNRFLSHLDTFYTWVFELATRAADSKESKRILFLTYSWIIVLLFLTGFILAGKNPLKLLVPFTLYDLPNLDPRKEIVIYGSDGEGEVFPVKRKVLLTGEDFRHDVLTLIGEAGESSYFDPTVPNASAQYRNLKKLPNLQDSVISIWKRGDVLILDLRKSTLENLLSDMKFRIDYTYASQMTEEQKSAEIERKKLGLLSSAFLATERTLFENYPDLNRIEYKLGGEVGDLLGLSYLLSSAHTRQP, via the coding sequence ATGAACTTGCAAAAGATTAAGGAAATTTGGAATCGCTTCCTCTCTCATTTGGATACTTTCTATACTTGGGTTTTTGAATTAGCAACGAGAGCAGCCGATTCCAAAGAATCCAAAAGAATTTTATTCTTAACTTATTCTTGGATCATCGTATTATTATTCTTAACCGGTTTCATTCTCGCAGGAAAAAATCCATTAAAACTACTCGTTCCATTTACATTATATGATCTACCTAACTTAGATCCTAGAAAGGAAATCGTAATATACGGTTCAGATGGAGAAGGCGAGGTATTCCCAGTAAAAAGAAAGGTCCTCTTAACGGGCGAAGATTTCAGACATGATGTTCTGACTTTAATTGGAGAAGCGGGCGAGTCTAGTTATTTCGATCCTACTGTTCCAAATGCTTCTGCACAATATAGAAACCTGAAAAAACTTCCGAACTTGCAGGACTCAGTGATCTCTATCTGGAAAAGAGGAGATGTATTGATCTTGGATCTGAGAAAATCCACATTGGAAAATCTACTTTCCGATATGAAATTCAGGATCGATTATACTTACGCAAGTCAGATGACAGAAGAACAAAAGTCTGCAGAGATAGAGCGTAAAAAATTGGGCCTATTATCTTCCGCATTCTTAGCGACGGAAAGAACCTTATTCGAAAACTATCCTGACCTAAATCGGATCGAATACAAGTTAGGCGGAGAAGTGGGAGATCTGCTCGGTTTAAGCTATTTGCTCTCTTCTGCTCACACAAGACAGCCCTGA